The stretch of DNA CTCGTTATGGCTTTGGAAGAGGAATTTGAGACTGAAATTCCTGATGAGAAAGCAGAGAAAATTACTACTATTCAGGAAGCCATTGATTATATTGAATCAAACCTGAATAAAGAAGAAGCCTGATAATTGAGGAGTATTCATTGAGTAAGCGGCGTGTTGTAGTCACTGGGATGGGGATGGTTACCCCTGTTGGACTTAATGTCGAGGAAACCTGGCAAAATATATTGGCTGGCAAAAGCGGTGTTGGAATGGTTGAAGGTTTTGATACTGCTGAATACACCACCAAAATCTGGGCCAAGGTTAAAAATTTTAACATTGAGGATTACGTGCCGCTGAAAGATGCCCGCAAAATGGATGTATTTACCCAATACGGAATTGCGGCTGCTGATGAGGCTCTGGCTGATTCTGGATTAGTGATTGATGAGAGACTAAGCCTTCGCACCGGTGTGGCTGTAGGTGCAGGAATTGGTGGCATTGAGACAATCACTAATAATCAGGATAAGCTGGTAACCGGTGGGCCAAGAAAAGTATCTCCTTTCTTTATTCCCGCAGGCATCATTAACATGGTTGCCGGACAGATTTCAATTCGCCATAGCCTTAAAGGCCCTAATATTTCAGTCGTAACAGCCTGTACTACTGGAACGCATAATATTGGTCTGGCAGGGCGAATGATTGCTTATGGCGATGCAGATGTAATGATCTGTGGTGGTGCTGAAATGACTACGACACCGCTTTGCCTGGCTGGTTTTTCTGCTGTTCGCTCCTTATCAAAAAGAAATGAAGAGCCAGAAAAAGCCTCGCGCCCCTGGGATAAGGACCGTGACGGTTTTGTTATGGGTGAAGGCGCAGGCATTCTCATTCTCGAAGAATACGAACACGCTAAAGCTCGC from Legionella quinlivanii encodes:
- the fabF gene encoding beta-ketoacyl-ACP synthase II yields the protein MSKRRVVVTGMGMVTPVGLNVEETWQNILAGKSGVGMVEGFDTAEYTTKIWAKVKNFNIEDYVPLKDARKMDVFTQYGIAAADEALADSGLVIDERLSLRTGVAVGAGIGGIETITNNQDKLVTGGPRKVSPFFIPAGIINMVAGQISIRHSLKGPNISVVTACTTGTHNIGLAGRMIAYGDADVMICGGAEMTTTPLCLAGFSAVRSLSKRNEEPEKASRPWDKDRDGFVMGEGAGILILEEYEHAKARGAKIYAELAGFGMSGDAYHITAPDEDADGASRAMEAAIHDAGIEPELVDYINAHGTSTYLNDMNETKAVKRVFGTHAYDLAISSTKSMTGHLLGAAGAVEAIFSVLAIKDQIVPPTINLDNPDEGCDLNYVPHVPQKRKVDYVLSNSLGFGGTNGSLLFKRV
- the acpP gene encoding acyl carrier protein; this translates as MSTVEERVRKIVVEQLGVKEEELKNNASFVDDLGADSLDTVELVMALEEEFETEIPDEKAEKITTIQEAIDYIESNLNKEEA